The sequence TTTAATTTATAATCTGCATATTGTTCTACGTTAAAGTAATATATTAACCGATCAATATTCTCATATGTTGTAATATTTTTCATACCAGCAATAAATTTTAAAAATTGATAGGCATTCAAATTATCAATTAAATATGGTATTTCAGGTAAGTAGCCAATTTTATTTTTGCATTGAAAAATCGGTTTCCCGTTAAGTAGACATTCTCCCTTATCCTGACGATGTACATCACATATTATTTTGAGCAATGTGGATTTACCAGCTCCATTTGGCCCAACAATGGCTAAAATATCGCCAGAATTAGCTATAAAATCAGCATATAATAAACCAATCCCAGGAGCATATTCTTTTGAAATATTATAAAGGCATAACATTAATCACGACCTCCACAGAAAATTTTTTGCGCTTTCTTTGTTGCTATCAACAAATATAAAACCGGAAGTGCCGGGAAAATCACAGTAATAAAAAGTAAAATAGTAAGTATTATTATAAATTTATCCTGAGAATATAAATATCTCATAATAAGAACACATTGCATAGCACAAAGAAGTATGTTAATTATCAATACTATGCATAGTATTACAATCAAATTCATAACTGAATAAGAACCATTAAGTAATGAAATTTCTAAAAAAGTTAACGATGGAATAAGCAGTACTGTCGAAACACTAAAAATTTTTGATACAAAATATTTATGTTGGCTAATAGGTAGGGTACGTATAAACGATATGTTTGACATATCATCTTTCATTATTTCTTCACTAAGTGTTGAGGTTACAAACGTATAAATAATTGCTATAAGATAATTAGCATGTATATTGAAGTGGTATATTGCCGAAAGGCAACCTAAAATCAATGCAATAATATAAAATGCAGCAACTATAGGATTTGATAATGAAGATATTATATCTTTATAAAAGAGATTGCAATACATATTTGTAAAAATTTTTTTACTATGCTCTTTAATTTTTCGTCTTTTTGTATTTAATATGATTATTTCATAGGTATGATCTTTTGTACTATATAAAATTAACCATACAAAATACAAACATAGGATATACCACTTAGCGACAAAAAATTTAGAATATAGAATCATAAAAACACTATTGCCACCTTTATAGATAAATACTGATATAATTACAGCTAACAATGGTATACATAGTAGAATGATTGATATACATCTATTTTTGACTATCCATTTTTTAATAATGGTATATAAATCATATATTGCTATCGAAATTACAATAATCCCCCAAAAACTGTATATCGCCTGATACACAGCAGTACCATTATTAACATTCCAAAAAAGAATACATAATAAAGTATACACCAAAGCACATGGTAACACTTTGCAGCATATAACGAACCCACGAAAAAAAGAAGAAAGTTGTAGTGACCGAAAGAAACGATATTCTTGTGAATTTACATATCTTTCCATACAAAAAATGCCAGAAACACAAAGAACGATAAATAAATAGATTTGAATGATACAAACACGCATATGTATTTTATTACTTACAAAAGACATATGAAGTACGTCTTCCATGATAAGCAATAAAAATATAGATAGTATTAATATGACATACAATATTTTCTTAAGTATACTTGTATTAATTTCCATATGCATATAGTAAAAATACTTTTTCATTCGGATTTCAACTCCTTGTAAACATAATCATAAACGCTTCCATTCAGATATTTCTTCCGTGTCTATATGCTAGCAGATAAGAGAAAACTACTTGTAAAAATCAATAATTAGTATTTATAAACATACTCTTTATAGTATCGAATACATATCGTATATTAGAAGTATGTTTTAGAGCCTTAACAAAAATATAGCCATCACTTTCGTAGCCAACAATCTTTGATGGAAATAAGGATAGTATAGGCAATATCAGTAAAGATATCGCAATAGGTTTCCTGTATCTAATTTTTAAAAAATATATAATAATAACAACAGTTAATGAAAATAAAAAGGAAAAAAAGGCACCATTAAAAGCAATAGATGCTAAGTCCTTTTCCTTTAAATCTGATTTTGTAAATCGAACAGATGCACTATAACATAATAATGGTATTGTTTTAATATAAATCACACGTAAAATAATACCTTGAATTGCTGAAAATCGGCCTAAATGTACAGCGGTTAGGACATGCAATGATTCTTCAACTGCTAAAGATAGCAGAAAAGAAAAAGTACATATTGGCAAAAGAACAAGTTTTGTCTCTTTGAAAATATCAAATAAAGATAACAGTGCAAATATAAACAAAATTTTACTTTTGCATAATACACCATGTCCTAATATAGAACGCACTATCTGTAAAAAGGAAATTTTCTTGTTTAAGTACATCTGTAAAATTCTAAGATTCATTTTTGCATTATTCTCCTTTAACATTAAAAATCGATTTTCGTATATATTCAGTACGTTTTTTATGCGATTCCGAACAATTAATCGACTTGCTGGTAGAAGCATCAAAAAAATATGTTTGTATTTCTTGTGTTGTAAGGTGTTTAGTATTCATAACAGAAGTATACGTAGTATAATGATCCCAGTTCTTATCAAATATTTCAAGACCAAGTTCATCAGCATGGTTAAACATATATGTCCCTGGATAAGGAGTTGAGATTGAATATACAATATACGCCCCTATAGATGATAACTCTTCTGCAAAAGCAATACTTTCTTCTGTTGTAGTTCTTGTATCATCAGGATTCCCGATAATAAAGCAGCATGAAGTTGGAATTTCAGCTTCTGCAGCTAAAGAAAAAGCTTTTCGTATTTGTTCCAAGCTTATTCCTTTTCTCATACTATTAAGCATAGTCTGAGAGCCACTTTCCACGCCAAACTGTATAGATACACAGCCGCTTTTCTTTAACCATTTCATTAGATCTTTGGTTACAATATCTACGCGTGATTCACAAGCCCATTGAAAATTATTATCTTTATTTTTCTTTTTAGTAAACTCGTTAATTAATAATTCAAGACGTTCTACATCTGCAGTTACAGTATCATCAACAAAATGAAAATAGTTAATACCTAGTTTGGTTAAATAGTCTATCTCATCAACTACACTTTGCGCACTTCTACTTCTGTATCTTCCACCTCCCATAGCTCCAGCAGCACAGAAAATACATCTACCAGGACAACCTCTGCTTGATGAAATTGTACCAGGAGTTCTATACTTATTAATTTCAACAAATTTTCGTTCTGGAAATGGTATCTCATCCAAATTTGTAATAAAAGCTCGATTTTTCGTTTTCATAACTTTATTTCCATCTCTATATACAATGCCTCTTATTTCATATAAAGATGTGATACTTTTCCCAATATAAAAATCGCATAACTCCTTAAGCGTTTCTTCTCCCTCCCGTAGAGAAATAATATCAACAAATGAATTTTTCAACGCATCATTATATTCAAATGTTACATGAGCTCCACCCATAACAATTATAATGCTATCATCCGTTTCTTTACAAAGTTTTGCTATGCGTAAACCGCATTGATATGATTCTGTAGTTGTTGAAATGCCAATTATACGTGGCTTTTTAATGTTTATTATATCAATTATAGTACCAATATTGTTGTGCTCAAGTTGAAGATCACAAATTTCAGCAACATAATTATGGATTTTAAGGTATGTAGCAATACTACAAATTCCAAGTGGAGGATAACTTGTAACACGATTAGATATCACTGCCAGAGGAGATGGAGAAGGTGCTGCAATTAATAGTACATCCAATAACCTTTTCATTTTTTCCCTCCTTAAGCAAAATTCTAAAAAGATACTGCCATATTTTGAATAATTTCAAGACCATAACTAAACTGTAACAGTAGATACAAGCATAATCAGATATATTAATTAATGTAAAAAATAATTACCTACTCTACTTATTTATATACATCTATGCTAAAGGATCCCAATTATATACGATAAGATCTTTCTCAGCCATCTGATCGAGTAGTAAACAAACATCTCGATTAATTTGATCTATAGAAGCTCCTGTAAAGTTTTCAGTAATCTTTTCACCTAATTCACGTATAGTTGCGTTACCATCTATTCGGGCCCAAAGGAATGCCCCTACGCCAGATATCCTAAAAATGCCTTCTCCTTTTATACTCGCAACATACAATTTAGTCTCTTCTTTATCTGTTTTAAAAATAGAAGTCCTACGCCATGGTATATAGTCAAGTTTATCCATAATTTTTCACCTCAATTAATTATGTAGCGAGAGATTCAATAATTTTTAATTAATTATAACTACTCACCAGGAGATGGTATTAAAACTCCTACAATAACAATTAAGACTCCAACAACAATAGGAGCGTGCGTTTCAACAATATCAGATTCTTCTACCCAATCCATAACAGGTGATGAATATACTTTCTTCATTATGCTCACCTCCTCTCTTTCTCTTTATTCTTATACTCGCCAAAAGAATCTCTCGCTATTTGTAACCAGTAAAAAAACAAAAACACAGTATGACCCTAACGTAATATTCTTATAGTAGATATTTATATATTATTAATTTCAGTATACAAATATAGTTCATAGGTAGCTCCGATCACAATAATAAATATTCTTTGTTGCCATCTTCATAGGATAAAAGGTAAAACTAAGTCCACAAATAAGTATTACATTTTATAATATCAGCCCCCACCCCTATATCGTTTTCCTACCTTAATTTTATCACTCCCCCAAAACATATCAATAACTTTGGACAAACAGTACTTTTATCAATATGAACAGTCTATTTATCAACATAAATTATTTCCCTTCAACATTGACACAACTTTACCGGCCTATGATCCGATATATCGGCAGACAGTACTTCACTTCTTAAAACATATGTCGAAAGTCCTCTCATAAACAAAAAATCAATCTTCGGATTGTCAGGGTTATTATAGCAGTTCAAAGTACAGACTCCTGCGGGGCCGATGTCAATCATGGGAAAACCGTGATTAATCATTATATCATAAGTGTCTGAACCTTCCCGCGCATTTAAATCTCCTCCAAGAATCAATCTTTTGTTAAAATAACCTTTATTGTTTAATATATCCTTTATCTGCTGTGCCTGAATACTGTGATCTCCTTGCAGTCCCAAATGAAATGTGCCTACATATGTACAAAAATTGTCCCCATCAACCCTTGTGAGAAGAAAACTGCGGTCTTCTCTGCTGTTTACCTTGGGCAAGGAAATTTTTAAAGCAGTTGTCAAAGGATAACAGCTTAAAATTGCATTCCCGTAATAGCCCGGATTCATATTTTTAGAGACAATATGCTCATAATTCCAAGCCTTTCCGGTAATTGAGGTAAGTTTGTCGGCAATATATGCGGCCTGATGAATTTTTATACCGGATCGCAAGGTGCAGGCATCTACTTCTTGAAAACAGGCAGCTGAAGCTTTGGAATCCTTAACAGCTTCTGCAATTCTGTCCAAATTTTTCGTCTTTGGGATTGGATAACTGCCGTCTTTATTCTGTCCGGCTTTAATATTCCATGTGAGAACATTCATGTACATTATTTTCACTCCCCGATTTTCTATTTTCATATAATAAGCTTTACTATTTATTTTGTTAATATATATACTGCCAATATATAGATAATTATGTTCTAAAAACAATTATTATTGCATCTATTACAAAAAGCTGATAAAATCTTATCGATATGAATATATTACAAGATAAGTGAAAAAAATATGCCGTACAAAAAGGAGTGATATCAATTAAAAAGTTATTCAGATACTTTATGCCTATAGTTTTTGTACTATTTTTGATTGTTTCCTTTTCACCAGGAGTATCAGCGGAAAGTGATATTCTTATTAACAGATGGATAGTAAATTCACAGCTTAGGAAAAACGGAGATTTATATATAGAAGAGGATTTGACATTTAAATTCAATAGGGATTTTAACGGGGTATTCAGGGATGTCAGTTCAGAAAAAACAGACGGAATAAAAGGTGTTCAAGTTTTTCAAATGGTAAACGGAAAAGAAATTGAATACAAAGAAAAGGATAATGCTAAAAATGGAGATAGCAGGGTATTCAATATAGATAGAAAATCAGACAACAGCCTTATAACCATATACTCTCCTTCGGAGAACGAAGAAAAAACATTCAGAATTAAATATACCGTTAAAAATGTTGCCGTTAAATATAATGACACGGGAGAATTGTATTATAAATTTCTTGGAGACGAAAACGAAACTCCCATAGAATATTTTTCTGTAAATATAATACTCCCTCAGGATAGAACAGATAGAGTTAAAATATTTGCTCACGGGCCTTTAAACGGAACAATAAATTTTAAAGGCAATGATGTTGTTCATTTGGAAGTAGAAAATGTACCTGATAGAACATTTATTGAGGGCAGGATACTTTTCCCCACGGAATTTATTTTAAACTCCGAAAAATCGGTTGACAAAAATAATTACAACGAAATATTAAAAGAGGAAAGTCAGCTTCAAGAATCAGCAAGAGAAAAAACCATCAGAAACGAATATATGGGAAATGTTTTTAATTATATTTCCCTGATATCGGGAGGTATAGTTTTAATTCTCATTTCTATTTCACTGAGTAAGTTCAAAAGAGAAAATGACTTGTATGAAAAGGTGAATCCTGATTTTATACCTGAAAAGTGCAGCCCTGCTGTAGCTTCATATCTCTGTAATATGTCCGTAACAACAAATGCGGTAATTGCAACGATATTGGACTTAGCCAGAAGAGGGTACTTAAAAATCGAAGACGGAGGGGAATACAAGAAAAATTTAAATAATATAATCATAACTAAAATTAAAAATGAAGAGGCTGATCTATTAGACCATGAAAAATATTTTATGAATTGGATTATAGACACTATTGGAGAAAAAGGCAGAGTCACCACGGAAGAAATTGAAGATTACGGAAAGAAAAAATACAAAAGCTTTTCACAGGAATATTATCAATGGCAAAAATTGATTAAAGAAGAATCAAGAAAAAGAGGATATTTCGACGGAAAGGGAAAACCTTGGGGCATTATGTTCATCATACTATTTCCTGTGTTATTGGTTATATCAGTTATGGATTTCGTGTTTGGGGAACCGTATGGATTTTTCCCTTTGATTATGTCCATATTTTCCTTGATATATGGAATAATTCTTTTGCTTAGGCCGTCGGATTTAGGTAAATCCCAGCAAAGAAAATGGAAAGAGTTTATAAAATACATGAAAGAAAAAGAAAATACACAGGAAAAGAATATCTTTAAATATCCTCCGGATACAGCTTTGATATATGCTTTGGCTTTAGGCATTAACAGAAAAACATTAAACAATTATAAAGTCCAATTTTCCGATGACTATTATTATAATAATAACGGATGGATTTACTGGTATTTTCTTATGAGTTCAACGAAAAATAACACGTTTGACAGAAGTATTAACAGTGCCTTCAGCCCTGTTGCTCCTTCTTCGGGAAACATCGGCAGCGGCGGCGGCTTCTCCGGAGGCGGAGGTGGCGGTGCCGGAGGTGGCGGTGCCGGAGGATTTTAAATGAGATCTTTCAATACCCCTTTAATTTTATAAGGGGTATTTTTTAATTCCGATAAATTTTCTTTTCCCAACAGAAGCATAAGCATTTTCAGTTTATATACAATCCCATGAATATATGTATAGGCCCCTTCGTAACCGCTATAGAGAAGGTGCTTTAAAATTTCTCCCGTTATGCCTACCATTTCGGCCCCCAATATTAAAGATTTAACTACATCCTGAGAATTTCTGATTCCTCCGCTGGAAATAATATGGACATCATCTTTAAATCTTCTGCACTGAATAAGGCTTAGAGCAGTAGGTATTCCCCAAGAATAAATATCCGAAAAATCCATTTCATCGTTTCTTTCATTTTCTATTTCTATAAAATTTGTTCCGCCTGCTCCTGATATATCAACATATTTAACTCCCGCATCATATAATCTTGATAATACATTTCCCGATATTCCAAACCCTACTTCTTTTACAATAACAGGCTTGGAAAGAGAAGAAACTATATTTTTGATATTTTCCAAAATGCCTTTAAATTCTTTGTCCCCTTCTTTCATTACCAATTCCTGAGCTGTGTTCAGATGAAGCTGAACAGCATCGGCATCTATCATATCTATGGCACAATAAACATCATCTAAGGAAGAATGAGCATTTAAATTGGCTATGACTATTCCTTCCTCTCCCATATTTTCTCTTACTATTTTAAATGATTCCCTGCTCCCTTCATTTTCCAAAGCTATGGTTTGGGAACCTACCGCCATGGGAATACTAAATTTCCGAGCCAATTTTGACAAATCTCCGTTTATTTCCCGGGAAAATTCCGTTCCTCCCGTAACTGCATCTATCATTATAGGATATTCTGCATATTTCCCGAGAAATAAACATTTTGTATCTATATCCTCCAAGTTCAGCTCGGGCAATGCATTATGTTCAATATATATGTCTTCAAACAAATTGCTTCTATTATGGTTGGATTTAAGAAAATAATCTATATGTTCCTTTTTTCTTTTCTTTCTTATATGAAATTCTCCGTTGTTTTTCATAGTATTCCTCACATTGTTTTATATAATTATCATGTGTAACATTTAATCTTATTTTAACCCTTTTTTGATACAAAAGGACTGCCTTTAATATAAAATCTCAGAAGAAAATCTTTTGCTTCCTCCGCATAATCTATACCTATTCTTTTGGTCTTTATTATATCGAATTTATCGTTATTTCCTTCTTCTATATAAAAAGTATCCCCTGAAAGCATATTTCCGTTTAATTTTTTATCTATTCCCATAGCCATACAAAGCTTTCCCGGTCCGTTTGTCAGATTTGTTATTTGAGTGGATGTCAAATCTTTATATTCTTTATTAAACCTGTTTAATGCCATAATATCGTGGCCTTCCAAGGGCTCCAATGCTCTTATGAGGACTGCCTCCGGAATTCCTTCTTTTTGAGTAACAGCATTGAGGCAGTAATACATTCCGTATATAAAATATATATAAGCTCTTCCCGGCGGCCCATACATGATTTCCACTCTTTTGGTCCTTCTTCCTCCGTAGGAATGGGCCCCTTTATCTGTGACTCCCATGTAGGCTTCTGTTTCTACTATTTTTCCTTTGAGAATATTTCCGTTTATATTATGAACTAAAATCTTTCCCAAAAGTTTCCTTGCTACTGTTTCGGTATTTTCCAAATAAAAATTATCATTAAGTTTCATTCTTATCTTCCTTTATATGTCGAAATAATAAAAAAATCATTTTTCTTCTGCAACTATATTAGGAACGGTATAGTAATCATGAAGTCCGGAAATAATAGTACTTTTCCCCAGTCTTGTATAAAGGCCTTCAAATTTTTCATTATACATGAATATCCCCGTTATCGTTTTAAGTTTGCTAACTTTAAGTTTTCCATCCTCGAAATTGACAAATTCCCTGGTAAAGGGCTCACAGAATTCCTGGCATATATATTCCTTCCCCAAAGATTCGTCTGCTATTCTTTTCCAATCTTCTGAAGAAAAACTCTTCCCTGCATATACTCCCTTTGATGCATACAGGTCTTTAGGCTTCAATATATATTTATCCTTATTTTTCAATACCTCTTTGTATATATCTTCTCCGTTGAATTCCTCCGTATAGGGGATATGCTTTTTTATAAAATTCCTTTCCTCTTCTGTAAGAAACTGTAATGTTTCCTTTTCATGAAGTACTTTAAATATTATTTTATTGTGCATTATCTGAGATTTAAGGGAGCCTATCATACAGACACTGCCGTCTTTATATGCATTGACCAAATCCTCTATTTCATCGATTCTGTCTACAAATTCCTTTGTTACTATTCTCCTGTATATTAAATCAATTTTTATATCCTTAAAATACAATTTCCCGTCAATATATTTCAGCTCTCTCGGATCTGCCACTACTGCCTTAAACCCCTTATTTATGTAAGCTTTTTTAAATTCTTCAAATTCATAGGGAGTTCCGCTTTCTTTAAAGTCCACAATAGCTACATTTGGTTTTTCTATATCAGGATTAAATTTTTTAAATATTTTAGTGCTTTCTTCGACCCATTTATATATTAATTCAAAGTAACTTATATTATATTTCTTCTTCATATTATTGATGGCTTTTGTATCCATCAGTATTCTTGCCAATGTATTGTCTTCATTCATGGCAGAAGATCCGTCCGTATTAAATTCACAGAACTTGAAATTATCTTTCCCGCCATAAAATATATCAAATCTTCCGATAGGTACGTTTATATGATATCCCTCATCAATCAATATGAGATCTTCCAATAATTTGGAATATTCAAATTTAGTTCTGTACTCCGGAAAATCCATGTACCTCTTAGCCACTTTGTTGGCTATGGACATGATGATCTTACCTATATATTCGAAGTCCTTCACATCTTCCGGAGTATAAAACATAGGATGATATAAAAAGGGCACAGGTTCTCCTTTATATATGGCAGTAGAATTTCTGACTGCCTCCAATGTTTTTTTATAATCTTCATAGTATTCATAAGGATTCTTTTCAATCAAATTTATATATTCATTGTTTATTTTTTCCCAGTCCATCTTTATTCATCTCCGCTATATTATATTATTTATAACACACCAATTCAAAGACTCTCTTTTCCCAAGTCTCATATTCCCCTCGGTTATCTTGCGGGGCGTTTTCTCTTCCCTTACCATTTCCTCCAAAGGCAAAATATAATCTAATTCTTTGCCGTTTAACCCTTTCTTTGAAATATCCAACAACCATTTTTCCAAATCATTAACTTTTCTTCCCAAGTATATTCCGCCTAGTCCCTTCTCGATTATCTCCTTCTTTCCTTTCTTTATATCTTCTGCTTTCATGTTCTTTATATGGTCATATAAAAAATTAAGACTATCTTCATTATAAAGAAGACCTTTCCACAATGCTATGGCAGAAAAATTCAAAGGGTAAGGGACTCCGTCCATAATCCTTATTTCAATATATTTTTTGGTTCTTACGTCGGGGAAAAACATGGTCAGCGCATGTTCCAGTTCCTCTATTGAATAATGATTCGGGTCAAACATCTCTTTAAATAATTTTTCTCCGGTAAAATGATCTCCTTTTTTATCTTCGGTAAATATAATGGGCCTGTTTAAAATATACTCCGCATATTTTGCATATCCGAAATCTTCGTCAAAGACTCCCTCTACAGTACCGCATCTGTCTTTATCACAATTTTCCCATATATAAGTCCTGAGATTAAACTTATTCCATATTCCCCCTTCAAAATACAAACAGTTATCAAACATATCGTATATAACAGGTGTTAAAGCATTAGCTATACGTGTTTTTTTAATATAGTCTTCCTCTGACTTGTAATCTACGGATACCTGAAGAGAAGCAGTTCCTTTCATCATATTATGAGCATGGGAACCTTTGGTCTTAAAATATTCATACATAAAGTCGTATCTCTGCTTGGGAATAAGCCTTATATCGGATATCTTCGTATTGGGCTGGTACCCCACAGCAATAATATTTTGATTTTTTTTCTCCAATATCGGAATTATATCATATAAAAAATCAAAATACTCTTTTTCAATATCCTTTATTTCCTTAAGAGGCTCTATACTCAGCTCAATTTGACTTCCCGGCTCTAAAGTTACAGTGGTGTTGTTTTTATTTATAAGGCCAAGAAGGTTGTTTCCTTCATACATTCCTTCCCAGCCTTTAAAAAGCAAATCCTTTAATGTCTCTTCTACTCCGTTATCTCCATAATATGAAACGGTTTTCAATGTATTTTTGTCTATAATGAAATGTTCTAATTCTACTCCCAACTTAAAATCTTCTTTTTTCTTTTCATTGTTTCTGAAATACCGAGTTATTTCTTCTATCTGCTTTTCATAATCTTCCACTATTAGCTCCCCTTCACAATAAATTAGCATCTCTAAAGATTTTAAACCTATTTTAATATATATACCCTAATGTTAAAAAAATAATAGGCTTTCCCATACTAAATTAAAAATATAGAAAAGCCATGATGATATCTTAGTATTTCTATTGATACCTTTCCTCAACCATATTTAAAAGTATGTCATTTTTTAATTCGTCTGATTTTTCTTTCCCCGATATATATTCTATAAGTTCAAGGGCAAAATATACTGCCGCAGCAGGTCCTCTTGCAGTAATAATATTTCCGTCCCGAACTACCAAGTCTTCTTTATAGTTGCCTCCCTTCAAATCTTCTTCAAATCCCGGATAGCTGGTTATATCTTTTCCTTCAATAATTCCCGCTTCTTTTAATACTATAGGTCCTGCACATATTGCTCCTATCAATTTATTTTCCTTATAAAATTTCTGCACTGTATTGATTACCGCTTTACTGTTTTTCAAATTTTCAGCTCCCGGCATTCCCCCGGGGATTATTACTCCATTGCAGTCCTCAATATTTCTTATATTATCAATAAGTAAATCAGCTTCCACAGGAATATCATGTGCTCCAATCACTATTTTGCTCTTGCTTATGGAGCATGTTTTAACCAGTATATCTTTTCTTCTTAAATAGTCTACAACCGTTAATGCTTCCACTTCTTCAAATCCGTCGGCTAATAGTACCAATATCTCTTTCAAAAAAATCCCTCCCTAAAAACTTTCTATTACTATTATATAATACCACAAAATAAATTTATAAATCAGTAATGTAAAGTGATATACTATAAATAAAAGGAGAAAACCTATGATATTACCTTTAGAATATAAAGAAAAAATGAAAAAAATGTTGGGCGAAGATTATCTTTCTTTCATAAAAAGTTATGAAGATGAAAGAACATATGGCTTAAGAGTAAATACCATTAAATTATCAATAGATAATTTTTTAAATATAAATGATTTTGTTTTGAGTCCTATTCCTTGGTGTAAAGAAGGTTTTTATTATCTCCCCGGGGATAATCCGGGAAAACATCCTTATCACGAATCAGGAATGTATTACATACAGGAACCAAGCGCCATGGCAGTAGTCGAATTTCTAAATCCTCAGCCTAATGAGAGAATACTTGATTTATGTGCCGCTCCAGGCGGAAAATCCACTGCAATTGCGGGAAAAATGAAGGGAGAAGGCATCTTAATATCTAATGAAATAAATCCTAAAAGAGCAAGGGTTCTCTCGGAGAATATCGAAAGAATGGGAATTGAAAATACTATAGTAACAAACGAGCCTCCTGAAACTATTTCAAAAAAATTTAGGGATTTCTTTCATAAGGTATTGGTAGATGCCCCCTGTTCAGGTGAGGGAATGTTCAGAAAGGAGCCCTTGTCATCAGAAGAATGGAGTTTGG is a genomic window of Acidilutibacter cellobiosedens containing:
- a CDS encoding glutamate--cysteine ligase, producing MEDYEKQIEEITRYFRNNEKKKEDFKLGVELEHFIIDKNTLKTVSYYGDNGVEETLKDLLFKGWEGMYEGNNLLGLINKNNTTVTLEPGSQIELSIEPLKEIKDIEKEYFDFLYDIIPILEKKNQNIIAVGYQPNTKISDIRLIPKQRYDFMYEYFKTKGSHAHNMMKGTASLQVSVDYKSEEDYIKKTRIANALTPVIYDMFDNCLYFEGGIWNKFNLRTYIWENCDKDRCGTVEGVFDEDFGYAKYAEYILNRPIIFTEDKKGDHFTGEKLFKEMFDPNHYSIEELEHALTMFFPDVRTKKYIEIRIMDGVPYPLNFSAIALWKGLLYNEDSLNFLYDHIKNMKAEDIKKGKKEIIEKGLGGIYLGRKVNDLEKWLLDISKKGLNGKELDYILPLEEMVREEKTPRKITEGNMRLGKRESLNWCVINNII
- a CDS encoding DJ-1 family glyoxalase III, whose product is MKEILVLLADGFEEVEALTVVDYLRRKDILVKTCSISKSKIVIGAHDIPVEADLLIDNIRNIEDCNGVIIPGGMPGAENLKNSKAVINTVQKFYKENKLIGAICAGPIVLKEAGIIEGKDITSYPGFEEDLKGGNYKEDLVVRDGNIITARGPAAAVYFALELIEYISGKEKSDELKNDILLNMVEERYQ